In Burkholderia sp. GAS332, one DNA window encodes the following:
- a CDS encoding amino acid/amide ABC transporter substrate-binding protein, HAAT family — MQHKMKQLAGAALVAAMSLAGTANAQSTEDVKIGFAGPMTGAQAHYGKDFQNGITLAVEDMNATKPVIGGKQVRFVLDSADDQADPRTGTTVAQKLVDDGIKGMLGHFNSGTTIPASRIYANAGIPEIAMATAPEYTQQGFKTTFRMMTSDTQQGSVAGTFAVKTLGMKKIVIVDDRTAYGQGLADQFEKAAKAAGGQIVDREYTNDKAVDFKSILTKLKSVNPDLVYYGGADSQAAPMVKQMKQLGIKAPLMGGEMVHTPTFIQLAGDAANGTVASLAGLPLEEMPGGKDYVAKYKKRFNEDVQTYSPYAYDGAMAMFDAMKKANSTDPAKYLPLLAKTSMPAVTAANLAYDSKGDLKNGGITLYKVVDGKWTTLQSVGGK; from the coding sequence ATGCAACACAAGATGAAACAGCTGGCAGGCGCAGCACTGGTTGCGGCAATGTCGCTGGCGGGGACGGCCAACGCTCAATCGACGGAAGACGTGAAGATCGGCTTTGCCGGTCCGATGACGGGCGCACAGGCGCACTACGGTAAGGACTTCCAGAACGGCATCACGCTGGCTGTCGAAGACATGAACGCGACCAAGCCGGTGATCGGCGGCAAGCAGGTTCGCTTCGTGCTGGATTCGGCCGACGACCAGGCTGACCCGCGCACCGGCACGACCGTTGCACAAAAGCTGGTGGATGACGGCATCAAGGGCATGCTCGGCCACTTCAACTCGGGCACCACGATTCCGGCTTCGCGCATCTATGCGAACGCAGGCATCCCCGAAATCGCTATGGCGACGGCGCCTGAGTACACGCAACAAGGCTTCAAGACCACGTTCCGCATGATGACGTCCGACACGCAGCAAGGTTCGGTCGCCGGCACGTTCGCGGTGAAGACCTTGGGCATGAAGAAGATCGTGATCGTCGACGACCGCACGGCTTACGGCCAGGGTCTGGCAGATCAGTTCGAAAAGGCGGCGAAGGCTGCGGGCGGCCAGATCGTCGATCGTGAATACACGAACGACAAGGCTGTCGACTTCAAGTCGATCCTGACCAAGCTGAAGTCTGTCAACCCGGATCTGGTGTACTACGGCGGCGCGGATTCGCAAGCGGCACCGATGGTCAAGCAGATGAAGCAGCTGGGCATCAAGGCACCGCTGATGGGCGGCGAAATGGTCCACACGCCGACGTTCATCCAGCTCGCGGGTGATGCAGCGAACGGCACGGTGGCGTCGCTGGCCGGCCTGCCGCTGGAAGAAATGCCGGGCGGCAAGGACTACGTCGCGAAGTACAAGAAGCGCTTCAACGAAGACGTGCAAACGTACTCGCCGTACGCTTACGACGGCGCAATGGCGATGTTCGACGCGATGAAGAAGGCTAACTCGACCGATCCGGCGAAGTACCTGCCGTTGCTCGCGAAGACCTCGATGCCGGCAGTGACGGCCGCCAACCTCGCGTACGACAGCAAGGGCGACCTGAAGAACGGCGGCATCACGCTGTACAAGGTTGTCGACGGCAAGTGGACGACGCTGCAAAGCGTGGGCGGGAAGTAA
- a CDS encoding L-serine ammonia-lyase, whose product MAVSVFDLFKIGIGPSSSHTVGPMRAALMFAQGLERDGLLEATASVKVDLYGSLGATGKGHGTDRGVMLGLMGDAPDTVDPDTIAQRLEAVKASRKLALLGTHDVPFVQKDHISFYRQALAEHPNGLKLRAFDAQGETLRESTYLSVGGGFVVTAGAPNTKVLSAVEQLPHSFRSGNELLALCESTGKSIAQLMWENERVWHTEEETRAGLLKIWNVMQSCVARGCGINNPDAEGTLPGPFQVKRRAPQLYRALSGNPELALRDPLSMVDWINLYAIAVNEENAAGGRVVTAPTNGAAGIIPAVLHYYTRFMPGSNEQGVIDFLLTAAAIGILYKLNASISGAEVGCQGEVGVACSMAAGALAAVMGGTPAQVENAAEIGMEHNLGLTCDPVGGMVQIPCIERNAMGSVKAVNAARMALRGDGTHYVSLDSVIKTMMQTGADMKTKYKETSRGGLAVNIVEC is encoded by the coding sequence ATGGCAGTTAGCGTGTTTGACCTCTTCAAAATCGGCATTGGTCCGTCCAGTTCGCATACGGTCGGGCCGATGCGCGCGGCGCTGATGTTCGCGCAAGGGCTCGAACGCGACGGGCTCCTTGAGGCGACGGCATCGGTGAAAGTGGATTTGTACGGCTCGCTCGGCGCGACCGGCAAAGGGCACGGCACCGATCGTGGCGTGATGCTCGGCTTGATGGGCGATGCGCCTGACACGGTCGATCCGGATACGATCGCGCAGCGTCTGGAAGCGGTGAAGGCATCGCGCAAGCTCGCTTTGCTCGGCACGCACGACGTGCCGTTCGTCCAGAAAGATCACATTTCGTTTTATCGCCAGGCACTGGCCGAGCATCCGAACGGTCTGAAGCTGCGTGCGTTCGATGCGCAGGGCGAGACGCTGCGCGAGTCGACGTATCTGTCGGTGGGCGGTGGCTTTGTGGTGACGGCGGGCGCGCCGAACACGAAGGTGCTGAGCGCCGTCGAACAATTGCCGCATTCGTTCCGCAGCGGTAATGAATTGCTCGCGCTCTGTGAGTCGACCGGTAAGAGCATTGCGCAATTGATGTGGGAAAACGAGCGCGTCTGGCACACGGAAGAAGAGACGCGTGCGGGCTTGTTGAAGATCTGGAACGTGATGCAATCGTGCGTGGCGCGCGGTTGCGGCATCAACAATCCGGATGCCGAAGGGACCTTGCCCGGTCCGTTCCAGGTGAAGCGCCGCGCACCGCAGTTGTATCGCGCGTTGTCGGGTAATCCTGAGCTGGCGCTGCGCGACCCGTTGTCGATGGTCGACTGGATCAATCTCTACGCCATCGCCGTGAATGAAGAAAACGCGGCGGGCGGGCGCGTCGTCACGGCCCCGACCAATGGCGCGGCCGGCATCATTCCCGCCGTGCTGCATTACTACACGCGCTTCATGCCGGGCTCGAACGAGCAAGGCGTGATCGACTTCCTGCTGACGGCCGCGGCCATCGGCATTCTGTACAAGCTGAACGCGTCGATTTCGGGCGCGGAAGTGGGATGCCAGGGTGAAGTCGGCGTGGCCTGTTCGATGGCTGCGGGTGCGCTCGCGGCGGTGATGGGCGGCACGCCTGCGCAAGTCGAGAACGCAGCCGAGATCGGCATGGAGCACAACCTCGGGCTGACCTGCGATCCGGTCGGCGGGATGGTGCAGATTCCGTGTATCGAGCGCAATGCGATGGGCTCGGTGAAGGCCGTCAATGCCGCGCGCATGGCGCTAAGGGGTGACGGCACCCATTACGTGTCGCTGGACTCGGTGATCAAGACGATGATGCAGACCGGCGCGGATATGAAGACCAAGTACAAGGAAACCTCGCGCGGCGGATTGGCGGTGAATATTGTGGAGTGTTGA
- a CDS encoding Alginate lyase has protein sequence MARKVRLMQGRTEARRAQTWQQACTLLLAGAAVLLPLRQAQAAMNFCAAPALQTSERTNADPGVKALVSNVQAHLNDPPRALAKLHTEGTLPHEGIYDQSVEAEKDLDLLRDAALAWRATSDDRYLKLVDRLLYAWVTTYQPSFNPIDETHFEGLILAYDMTASALPVKTRNASMAFLTKLASGYIAQIDAQPRPLKGTFKNNWQSHRIKLIAMAAFTLDNRKMINAAQRLFDEHIGDNIAPDGSTVDFAERDALHYVTYDLQPLVTAALAARRHNRNWLPEKGANGASLQAALNWLTPYADGSRTHEEFVHSTVPFDAKRREAGLPGYSGQWDPKNATELFHLAARLDGRYTPIALQLAPTPPAWLAVCLPLPAR, from the coding sequence ATGGCGCGAAAGGTGCGATTGATGCAAGGCCGGACCGAAGCAAGGCGAGCCCAGACGTGGCAGCAGGCTTGCACACTGTTGTTGGCAGGCGCAGCGGTGCTGCTGCCGCTGCGGCAGGCGCAAGCCGCGATGAATTTTTGTGCAGCGCCCGCGCTGCAAACCAGCGAGCGCACGAACGCCGATCCGGGCGTCAAGGCGCTGGTGAGCAATGTGCAGGCCCATCTGAACGACCCGCCGCGTGCGCTGGCGAAACTGCATACCGAAGGCACGCTGCCGCACGAGGGCATCTACGATCAAAGCGTCGAGGCGGAGAAGGATCTCGATCTGCTGCGCGACGCCGCGCTCGCCTGGCGCGCGACCAGCGACGACCGGTATCTGAAGCTGGTCGACCGCTTGCTGTATGCGTGGGTCACGACTTATCAACCCAGTTTCAATCCGATCGACGAAACCCATTTCGAAGGCCTGATCCTCGCCTACGACATGACCGCGAGCGCGCTGCCGGTGAAAACGCGCAACGCATCAATGGCGTTCCTGACGAAGCTCGCGAGCGGCTACATCGCGCAGATCGACGCGCAGCCGCGGCCGCTCAAGGGCACGTTCAAGAACAATTGGCAGAGCCACCGGATCAAGCTGATCGCCATGGCCGCGTTCACGCTCGATAACCGCAAGATGATCAACGCGGCGCAGCGTTTGTTCGACGAGCATATCGGCGACAACATCGCGCCGGACGGCTCGACGGTGGACTTCGCCGAGCGCGATGCATTGCATTACGTCACCTACGACCTGCAGCCGCTCGTGACCGCCGCGCTCGCCGCGCGCCGCCACAACCGAAACTGGTTGCCGGAGAAGGGGGCAAACGGCGCGTCGCTGCAAGCCGCGCTGAACTGGCTCACGCCGTATGCGGACGGCAGCAGGACGCATGAAGAATTTGTGCATTCGACCGTTCCGTTCGATGCCAAACGTCGCGAGGCCGGTTTGCCCGGCTATTCGGGTCAATGGGATCCGAAAAACGCGACAGAACTGTTTCACCTGGCGGCGCGTCTCGATGGACGCTATACGCCGATCGCGCTGCAGCTCGCACCGACGCCGCCCGCGTGGCTCGCCGTGTGTTTACCGCTGCCGGCGCGCTAA
- a CDS encoding acetolactate synthase-1/2/3 large subunit, which produces MPLASESSSAAQTTGARLVVDALLTHGVERVFCVPGESFLAVLDSLHDETERIQTIVCRHEAAAANMAEAVGKLTGRPGVAIVTRGPGATHASIGVHTAFQDSTPMILLIGQCAREHLDREAFQEIDYRRMFGQMAKWVAQIDDPKRIPEYLSHAFHTATSGRPGPVVLSLPEDVLSDACEAVPGAPKYKRVAASPSAAQMDELRRLLEGAQRPMVIAGGSGWTPAACADLQCFVENWQLPIGLAFRFQDTLDNEHPNYAGDIGLGINPALAQRIRDADLLLTLGPRLGEATTNGYTLLDIPKTKQTLVHVHQGAEELGRVYAADLPIVSGMPELAALLAELKPSSGKLAWTGAAEQAHQAYLDWRKPRQIPGDVQMGEVIQQLRAHLPDDAILTNGAGNYATWLHRHFSYRHFRSQLAPTSGAMGYGVPAAIAAKSMYPQRAVVALAGDGCFMMSAQELATAMQYDLHVIFIVVNNNHFGTIRMHQERHYPNRVHGTGLTNPDFAAFARSFGAHGETVERTEDFLPALQRSMEAKRAAVIEIRMPQEASTPGATLEQIREQGRKLRGE; this is translated from the coding sequence ATGCCGCTCGCTTCTGAATCTTCTTCCGCCGCCCAAACCACTGGCGCGCGTCTCGTCGTCGATGCCTTGCTGACGCACGGCGTCGAACGTGTTTTCTGTGTACCTGGTGAGAGTTTTCTCGCCGTACTCGATTCGTTGCACGACGAGACCGAACGCATTCAGACCATCGTCTGCCGTCATGAAGCGGCGGCCGCGAACATGGCGGAGGCGGTTGGCAAATTGACCGGTCGTCCGGGTGTCGCGATTGTCACGCGTGGTCCGGGTGCGACCCATGCGTCGATCGGCGTGCACACCGCGTTTCAGGATTCAACGCCGATGATCCTGTTGATCGGCCAATGCGCGCGCGAGCATCTCGACCGCGAGGCCTTCCAGGAAATCGACTATCGGCGCATGTTCGGGCAGATGGCGAAATGGGTTGCGCAGATCGACGATCCCAAGCGCATCCCTGAATATCTGAGCCATGCGTTTCACACGGCGACGTCGGGACGTCCGGGGCCGGTCGTGTTGTCGTTGCCGGAAGATGTGTTGAGCGATGCCTGCGAAGCCGTACCTGGCGCGCCCAAATACAAGCGTGTGGCGGCGTCGCCGTCCGCGGCTCAGATGGACGAGTTGCGTCGATTGCTGGAAGGCGCACAGCGGCCGATGGTGATTGCCGGCGGCAGCGGTTGGACGCCTGCGGCCTGTGCCGACCTGCAATGCTTCGTCGAAAACTGGCAATTGCCGATCGGCCTCGCGTTCCGCTTCCAGGACACGCTCGACAACGAGCATCCGAACTATGCGGGTGATATCGGCCTCGGTATCAATCCGGCGCTTGCTCAGCGTATCCGTGACGCGGACCTACTGCTGACACTTGGACCGCGTTTGGGCGAAGCGACTACCAACGGTTATACGCTGCTCGACATTCCGAAAACGAAGCAGACGCTGGTGCATGTGCATCAAGGCGCGGAAGAACTCGGACGCGTTTATGCGGCGGATCTGCCGATTGTCTCCGGCATGCCGGAACTGGCAGCGCTGCTTGCGGAGTTAAAGCCGTCTTCCGGCAAGCTCGCATGGACCGGCGCGGCAGAGCAAGCACATCAAGCGTATCTCGACTGGCGCAAACCGCGTCAGATTCCGGGCGACGTGCAAATGGGCGAAGTCATCCAACAGTTGCGCGCGCATCTACCGGACGACGCGATCCTCACAAACGGTGCGGGCAACTACGCAACGTGGCTGCATCGGCATTTCTCGTATCGGCATTTCCGCTCGCAACTCGCGCCGACCAGCGGCGCAATGGGTTACGGCGTACCGGCGGCGATTGCGGCGAAGTCGATGTATCCGCAACGCGCAGTGGTCGCGCTCGCCGGTGACGGATGTTTCATGATGTCCGCGCAAGAACTCGCGACGGCGATGCAGTACGACCTGCATGTGATTTTTATCGTCGTGAATAACAACCACTTCGGGACGATCCGGATGCATCAGGAACGGCACTATCCGAATCGCGTACACGGCACCGGTCTCACGAATCCGGACTTCGCGGCGTTCGCGAGGTCGTTCGGCGCACATGGTGAGACGGTAGAGCGCACGGAAGATTTTCTGCCGGCGTTGCAGCGTTCGATGGAAGCCAAGCGTGCAGCGGTGATCGAGATTCGCATGCCGCAGGAGGCAAGCACGCCCGGCGCGACGTTGGAGCAAATTCGCGAGCAGGGAAGGAAGCTGCGAGGGGAATAA
- a CDS encoding L-proline dehydrogenase /delta-1-pyrroline-5-carboxylate dehydrogenase has product MASTTLGVKVDDLLRSRLKDAATRLERTPHWLIKQAIFAYLEKIEHGQLPPELSGHTGSAGLADGASVEQEEDGASHPFLEFAQNVQPQSVLRAAITAAYRRPEPECVPFLLGQARLPANLAGDVQAMAGKLVETLRTKSKGGGVEGLIHEFSLSSQEGVALMCLAEALLRIPDRATRDALIRDKISKGDWKSHVGQAPSLFVNAATWGLMITGKLVGTNSEASLSSALTRLIGKGGEPLIRKGVDMAMRLMGEQFVTGENISEALANSRKYEARGFRYSYDMLGEAATTEADAQRYYASYEQAIHAIGKAAGGRGIYEGPGISIKLSALHARYSRSQQERTMSELLPRVRALAILARRYDIGLNIDAEEADRLEISLDLLEALCFDPELAGWNGIGFVVQAYQKRCPFVIEYIIDLARRSRHRIMVRLVKGAYWDTEIKRAQVDGLEGYPVYTRKIYTDVSYVACAKKLLGAPDAVYPQFATHNAHTLSAIYHLAGNNYYPGQYEFQCLHGMGEPLYEEVTGRDKLNRPCRVYAPVGTHETLLAYLVRRLLENGANTSFVNRIADENVAIKDLIADPADEASKIVPLGAPHAKIPLPRNLFGAERLNSMGLDLSNEHRLASLSSALLASAHHPWRAAPMLEDNEIAVGVARDVRNPADHRDLVGTVVEATSEHVSAALAHAVAAAPIWQATPVEARADCLARAADLLEAQMHTLMGLVVREAGKSLANAVAEIREAIDFLRYYSTQIRNEFSNDTHRPLGPVVCISPWNFPLAIFMGQVAAALAAGNTVLAKPAEQTPLIAAQAVRLLREAGVPAGAVQLLPGNGETVGAALVADPRTRAVMFTGSTEVARLINKTLSNRLDPEGKPIPLIAETGGQNAMIVDSSALAEQVVADVLQSSFDSAGQRCSALRVLCLQEDVADRTLEMLTGAMRELSVGNPDRLSIDVGPVIDLDAKRGIDAHVAAMREKGRKVEQLPMPEGGAQGTFVPPTLIELDSIDELKREVFGPVLHVVRYRRSQLDKLLEQIRSTGYGLTLGIHTRIDETIAHVISRAHVGNIYVNRNVIGAVVGVQPFGGEGLSGTGPKAGGALYLQRLLATRPAGLPKSLAQSLIVDAPQAGENGDNPSAALTALRDWLISEQQPVLAARCDGYLSHVPAGATAVLSGPTGERNTYTLGARGTVLCIASTASGARVQFAAALATGNRALFEGAAGEQLVSQLPAALKSYASVKKSADTPFDAVLFEGDSDELLALVKEVAKRPGPIVSVQGVAARALESGDEDYALERLLTERSVSVNTAAAGGNANLMTIG; this is encoded by the coding sequence ATGGCTAGCACCACCCTTGGCGTCAAGGTCGACGACCTCCTGCGTTCCCGGCTGAAAGATGCCGCCACCCGCCTCGAGCGCACTCCGCACTGGCTGATCAAGCAGGCGATCTTCGCATACCTCGAAAAGATCGAACACGGCCAATTGCCGCCTGAATTGTCGGGCCACACCGGCTCGGCCGGTCTGGCTGACGGCGCTTCGGTGGAGCAGGAGGAAGACGGTGCGTCGCATCCGTTCCTCGAATTCGCGCAGAACGTGCAACCGCAATCGGTGCTGCGCGCCGCGATCACCGCTGCGTACCGTCGTCCCGAGCCGGAATGCGTGCCGTTCCTGCTTGGCCAGGCGCGTTTGCCGGCCAATCTCGCGGGCGACGTGCAAGCCATGGCCGGCAAGCTGGTCGAAACGCTGCGCACCAAGAGCAAGGGCGGTGGCGTCGAAGGGCTGATCCACGAGTTCTCGTTGTCGAGCCAGGAAGGCGTCGCGCTGATGTGCCTCGCCGAAGCGCTGCTGCGCATTCCGGATCGCGCCACGCGTGACGCGCTGATCCGCGACAAGATCAGCAAGGGCGACTGGAAATCGCACGTCGGCCAGGCGCCGTCGCTGTTCGTCAACGCCGCGACGTGGGGCTTGATGATCACCGGCAAACTGGTGGGGACCAACAGCGAGGCAAGCCTCTCGTCAGCGCTTACGCGTCTGATCGGCAAGGGCGGCGAGCCGCTGATCAGGAAGGGCGTCGACATGGCGATGCGCCTGATGGGCGAGCAGTTCGTCACCGGCGAGAACATCTCCGAAGCGCTGGCGAATAGCCGCAAGTACGAAGCACGCGGCTTCCGCTACTCGTACGACATGCTCGGCGAAGCCGCCACCACCGAAGCTGACGCACAACGCTACTACGCCTCGTACGAACAGGCGATTCACGCGATCGGCAAGGCTGCCGGCGGCCGCGGCATTTACGAAGGCCCGGGCATTTCGATCAAGCTGTCGGCGTTGCACGCACGCTATTCGCGTTCGCAGCAGGAACGCACGATGAGCGAGTTGCTGCCGCGTGTGCGCGCTTTGGCGATCCTCGCGCGCCGCTACGACATCGGTCTGAACATCGACGCTGAAGAAGCCGATCGCCTCGAAATCTCGCTCGATCTGCTCGAAGCGCTGTGCTTCGATCCGGAACTGGCCGGCTGGAACGGCATCGGTTTTGTGGTGCAGGCGTATCAGAAACGCTGCCCGTTCGTGATCGAGTACATCATCGACCTGGCGCGCCGCAGCCGTCACCGCATCATGGTCCGCCTCGTGAAGGGCGCGTACTGGGATACTGAAATCAAGCGTGCGCAAGTGGACGGCCTCGAAGGCTATCCGGTCTACACGCGCAAGATCTACACCGATGTCTCGTACGTTGCTTGCGCGAAGAAGTTGCTCGGCGCGCCGGACGCGGTCTATCCGCAGTTCGCCACGCACAACGCGCATACGCTGTCGGCGATCTATCACCTCGCGGGCAATAACTACTACCCCGGCCAGTACGAGTTCCAATGCCTGCACGGCATGGGTGAACCGCTGTATGAGGAAGTCACCGGCCGCGACAAGCTGAACCGTCCGTGCCGCGTGTATGCGCCGGTCGGCACCCATGAAACGCTGCTCGCGTACCTCGTGCGCCGACTGCTGGAAAACGGCGCGAACACGTCGTTCGTGAATCGCATCGCCGACGAAAACGTCGCGATCAAGGATCTGATCGCCGACCCGGCCGACGAAGCTTCGAAGATCGTCCCGCTCGGCGCGCCGCACGCGAAGATTCCGCTGCCGCGCAATCTGTTTGGCGCTGAGCGTCTCAATTCGATGGGTCTCGATCTGTCGAACGAACATCGTCTGGCGTCGCTGTCGTCGGCGTTGCTGGCGAGCGCGCATCATCCGTGGCGCGCCGCGCCGATGCTCGAAGACAACGAGATCGCCGTCGGCGTCGCACGTGATGTGCGTAATCCGGCCGATCATCGCGACCTCGTCGGTACGGTCGTCGAAGCGACCTCGGAACACGTGAGCGCCGCCTTGGCACACGCGGTCGCCGCCGCACCGATCTGGCAAGCGACGCCGGTCGAGGCTCGTGCCGATTGCCTCGCGCGTGCCGCCGATCTGCTCGAAGCGCAGATGCACACGCTGATGGGGCTCGTGGTGCGAGAGGCCGGCAAGTCGCTGGCGAACGCGGTCGCGGAAATCCGCGAAGCGATCGACTTCCTGCGCTACTACTCGACGCAGATCCGCAACGAATTCTCCAACGACACGCACCGCCCGCTCGGTCCGGTGGTGTGTATCAGCCCGTGGAATTTCCCGCTGGCGATTTTCATGGGCCAGGTCGCCGCGGCGCTTGCAGCGGGTAACACCGTGCTCGCAAAGCCGGCTGAACAAACGCCGCTGATCGCCGCGCAAGCTGTGCGACTCCTGCGCGAAGCCGGCGTGCCGGCGGGCGCGGTGCAACTGCTGCCGGGCAATGGCGAAACGGTCGGCGCCGCTTTGGTGGCCGATCCGCGCACCCGTGCGGTGATGTTCACCGGTTCGACCGAAGTCGCGCGTCTGATCAACAAGACACTCTCGAACCGCCTCGATCCGGAAGGCAAACCGATTCCGCTGATCGCCGAAACCGGCGGCCAGAATGCGATGATCGTCGATTCGTCGGCGTTGGCTGAACAGGTGGTCGCGGACGTGCTGCAGTCGTCGTTCGATTCCGCCGGTCAACGGTGTTCCGCGTTGCGCGTTCTTTGTCTACAAGAAGATGTTGCGGACCGCACGCTGGAAATGCTGACGGGCGCGATGCGCGAACTGTCGGTGGGCAATCCGGACCGCTTGTCGATCGACGTCGGCCCGGTGATCGACCTCGACGCGAAACGCGGCATCGACGCGCACGTCGCGGCGATGCGCGAGAAAGGCCGCAAGGTCGAGCAATTGCCGATGCCGGAAGGCGGCGCGCAAGGCACGTTTGTGCCGCCGACGCTGATCGAACTCGACAGCATCGACGAGTTGAAGCGCGAAGTGTTCGGCCCGGTGCTGCATGTGGTGCGCTACCGCCGCAGCCAACTGGACAAGCTGCTCGAGCAAATCCGCTCGACCGGTTACGGCCTGACGCTCGGCATTCACACGCGGATCGATGAAACGATCGCTCACGTGATCAGCCGCGCGCACGTCGGCAACATCTACGTGAACCGCAATGTGATCGGCGCGGTGGTGGGTGTGCAGCCGTTTGGTGGCGAAGGGCTGTCGGGCACGGGGCCGAAAGCGGGTGGCGCGCTGTATCTGCAACGTCTGTTGGCGACGCGTCCGGCAGGGTTGCCGAAGTCGCTGGCGCAATCGTTGATCGTGGATGCGCCACAAGCTGGTGAAAACGGCGACAATCCGTCCGCTGCCTTGACGGCGTTGCGCGACTGGCTGATCAGCGAACAGCAGCCGGTGCTGGCCGCACGCTGCGACGGTTATCTGTCGCATGTGCCGGCGGGCGCAACTGCGGTATTGTCGGGGCCCACCGGCGAGCGCAACACGTACACGTTGGGCGCGCGCGGCACGGTGCTGTGTATTGCCTCGACGGCGAGCGGTGCGCGCGTGCAGTTTGCCGCGGCGCTGGCTACGGGAAATCGCGCGTTGTTCGAGGGCGCGGCTGGTGAACAATTGGTGTCACAGTTGCCTGCCGCGTTGAAGTCTTACGCAAGCGTGAAGAAGAGCGCCGATACGCCTTTCGATGCCGTGCTGTTCGAAGGCGATAGCGACGAACTGCTGGCGCTGGTGAAGGAAGTCGCGAAACGTCCGGGGCCGATCGTCTCGGTGCAGGGCGTCGCGGCTCGCGCGCTGGAAAGCGGCGATGAGGACTATGCGCTCGAGCGTCTGTTGACGGAACGCTCGGTCAGCGTGAATACGGCAGCAGCAGGCGGTAATGCAAATTTGATGACGATCGGTTGA